Proteins from a single region of Neomonachus schauinslandi chromosome 10, ASM220157v2, whole genome shotgun sequence:
- the TMEM17 gene encoding transmembrane protein 17 has translation MELPDPVRQRLGNFSRTVFSDSNRTGPEYSEGPDNEMVSSLALQMSLYFNTYFFPLWWVSSIMMLQMKYSILPDYYKFIVVTVIILITLIEAIRLYLGYMGNLQEKVPELAGFWLLSLLLQLPLILFLLFNEGLTNLPLEKAIHIIFTLFLTFQVVSAFLTLRKMVNQLATRFHLQDFDRLSAYRGGMTRMRSCIEEI, from the exons ATGGAGCTGCCGGATCCGGTCCGCCAGCGGCTGGGAAATTTCAGCCGGACCGTGTTCAGTGACTCCAACCGGACCGGGCCGGAGTACAGCGAGGGTCCGG ATAATGAAATGGTGTCCAGTTTGGCATTGCAGATGTCACTTTATTTTAACACTTACTTTTTCCCACTTTGGTGGGTAAGCAGCATTATGATGCTTCAGATGAAG tattcaaTCCTGCCTGATTACTACAAATTCATTGTGGTCACTGTTATCATCTTAATAACCTTAATTGAAGCTATCAGGTTGTATCTGGGCTACATGGGGAACCTACAGGAAAAG GTTCCTGAGTTGGCTGGCTTTTGGCTTTTGAGCCTTTTATTGCAGCTGCCTTTAATTCTCTTCTTGCTCTTTAATGAAGGCCTAACAAATCTGCCCTTGGAAAAAGCGATACACATCATCTTCACTTTGTTCCTTACTTTCCAAGTTGTTTCAGCCTTTCTTACCCTGAGGAAAATGGTAAATCAGTTGGCAACTCGTTTCCACCTCCAAGACTTTGACCGGCTCTCTGCATATAGAGGGGGCATGACAAGAATGAGATCCTGTATAGAAGAGATTTGA